The following coding sequences lie in one Silene latifolia isolate original U9 population chromosome 5, ASM4854445v1, whole genome shotgun sequence genomic window:
- the LOC141655959 gene encoding B3 domain-containing transcription factor VRN1-like, translating to MSFMAIDDHSQIFPSFFKIILEPRHDLQRLGIPEKFMTEYGSDFMDVVNLKIPTGKTWEVELLKENGRAWFKEGWPEIVNFCSICHGHFLIFTYRGMSLFNLYIFDMTACEVEYPIDPQETEVRKTVSETHTKANPGSPSSSPKENGMLALVRQYKRKFGGVTRKDIKKINSYQFENPSFAIVMHPTHVTPTLNYFRMSIPLTFAAKYFTNVQGTTGTLQNAAGDTWPIRCNGSSPMLMKFSSGWKFFALDNKLCVDDICVFELINAVECFFKVEIIRHSSPALPSSVGVGLADPSTSTTSPEVKCEVGIDN from the exons ATGTCCTTCATGGCCATAGATGATCATTCTCAAATCTTTCCAAGCTTCTTCAAGATAATTCTTGAGCCTCGGCACGACCTTCAAAGATTG GGAATTCCAGAGAAGTTTATGACAGAATATGGGAGTGATTTTATGGATGTTGTAAACCTCAAAATTCCGACTGGTAAGACATGGGAAGTCGAGTTACTGAAAGAAAATGGCAGGGCTTGGTTCAAAGAAGGTTGGCCTGAAATTGTGAACTTCTGTTCAATATGTCATGGCCATTTCTTGATTTTTACTTACAGAGGAATGTCTCTGTTCAATTTGTACATTTTCGACATGACTGCCTGCGAGGTTGAGTACCCTATTGATCCTCAAGAAACCGAAGTCCGGAAGACAGTGAGTGAAACTCACACCAAGGCGAACCCAGGTTCACCTAGTTCTTCACCAAAAG aaaATGGGATGCTTGCTTTGGTCAGACAATATAAAAGGAAATTTGGTGGCGTCACCCGTAAGGATATCAAGAAGATTAATTCTTATCAGTTCGAAAACCCTTCTTTTGCCATTGTAATGCACCCAACTCATGTCACGCCTACTCTTAATTACTTTCGTATG AGTATACCATTAACATTTGCTGCTAAATACTTCACAAATGTACAAGGGACGACGGGCACGCTTCAAAATGCAGCTGGTGATACATGGCCGATTAGATGCAATGGCAGTTCGCCAATGCTTATGAAATTTTCGTCGGGATGGAAGTTCTTTGCATTGGACAACAAATTATGCGTCGATGATATTTGTGTTTTTGAGTTGATAAACGCAGTCGAGTGTTTCTTCAAAGTTGAAATAATTCGACATTCATCTCCAGCTTTACCTTCAAGCGTTGGTGTTGGCCTGGCTGATCCGAGTACTTCTACAACATCTCCGGAAGTGAAGTGTGAGGTAGGGATTGACAATTAA